The following proteins are encoded in a genomic region of Desulfovibrio sp.:
- a CDS encoding flavin reductase family protein, which translates to MERKKIIVAEYAKNILEALPKGILLTSKADGRVNSMTIGWGTLGIDWSSPVFVAYVREHRFTRELLDKNPEFTVNVPFGEYSKKILGICGSKCGRNLDKISEAGLTLVDSELVSVPAIKELPLTLECKIVYKQKQDLPSLITEYQSKFYPQDVDGSAVGANRDAHIAYYGEIVSAYILQ; encoded by the coding sequence ATGGAAAGGAAAAAGATCATCGTTGCCGAATACGCCAAAAATATTCTTGAAGCTCTGCCCAAGGGCATATTGCTTACTTCAAAAGCGGATGGCCGGGTAAACAGCATGACCATTGGCTGGGGAACCCTTGGCATTGACTGGTCCAGCCCGGTATTTGTGGCCTATGTGCGCGAGCACCGCTTTACACGCGAATTGCTGGATAAAAATCCCGAGTTCACCGTCAACGTGCCTTTTGGCGAATACAGCAAAAAAATTCTCGGCATTTGCGGCTCCAAATGCGGACGCAACCTGGACAAGATTTCTGAAGCAGGCCTGACTCTGGTGGATTCAGAGCTTGTTTCTGTGCCCGCCATTAAGGAGCTGCCCCTCACCCTTGAGTGCAAGATCGTGTACAAGCAGAAGCAGGATCTCCCCAGCCTGATCACCGAATACCAGTCAAAGTTTTACCCTCAGGATGTTGACGGCTCCGCAGTTGGAGCAAACCGGGATGCGCACATCGCCTATTATGGCGAAATTGTCAGCGCGTACATTCTGCAATAA